Genomic DNA from Oncorhynchus mykiss isolate Arlee chromosome 2, USDA_OmykA_1.1, whole genome shotgun sequence:
TTGTTCACAGAGTTAGACAGCTGGGAGGATGAAGTATCCTTGGCAGTGACTGTAGTAGTCTTTGTGTTGGTGCCTCTCCTACTCCAGTCCTGGGGTGTGACTGTGTGATTGGGGAGGTCTGGCTCATCAATGGAAAAGTCTTTCAGAGTGTCTCTGGTGGTTTTGCCATTCAGAGGGATGTCTAGTTTACCCCCGAGGTTGGAAAACGTACCAGAGACAACAGCATTCTCCCccactccccctgtctcccccactCCCCGTGCTAAACCTCTATAACCTACTCTGCCCATCTCCCCCACTCCCCcgctctcccccactcccccactctcccctactctccctctctcccctactccccctctctccctgctccccagCCTCACCTCATCCACTGACATAGACCTCAGCGCCCACCCTCTATcagccttcctctcttctctcactacctcacctcctctccctccaccaagTGCTTTATCTGGCACACTCTTCCTTACCCCTTCTCCTCGTCCTCTCCCCCCATCCATAATtacaatccctccctctcttcctcctctccctctctcccatactCCCCCCACCCCGCGTACCTGTCTATCCAACCCACTCTTCCTGACCCCCTCTCCAGACTCACTGAGCTGCTCCGGGACAGAGAAAGCCCGTCTGGGCTTCAGGTAGTTGGGCACTGGGACCTGAGATGTCTGTGTCAGAGCTTCAAACTGGTGGATCTTGTTCCTCACACTGGCTGCAGAGGGCACTACCAGTTTTCCAGGTAACTTGGTATTTTCTGTGTTCTGTAATGTTATCCTCTGTGGGGTGTTGGCTTCAAACACATCTTCTGACAGGCTCTGTTCCCTGGCCACGCCTCTACCAGGGGTCTTGCTCCTGTCATAGGTGTCAGTTTTCCCATTAAGCTGATTGGTCAGGAGGGGGTTTGACCCTGTGGTGATCCCTACCCCGGACGTTGTGATAGGCTGAGAGTCCCTGGTGGGTGTCACTGATAGTCTGTGCTGGGGGAGAAAGACTTCAGCGTTATCTCTCCCTCGCTTCTCCACCTCCTTTTTCTTGTGTCCTTTTCCTTCGACATCAGTCCATTTCTCTTTTTCCTGAGCCATGCTCCCCACCCTTACTCTCTCCTTTTCGCTGTCTTCACTACTTCCACTCTTTTTGCCCACAGTGTTTGTcccctccttttcccctctctcctgtttGTCTTCTAATGGAGGGGATAGTGAGGGGTCCCTAATGCACACGGATGACCCCTGCACtaagggtgtgtgtgagggtttGTATGAGAGTGTGGGTGTGGTACACCCTGACACTGGAGACAGTGAGGGGCTCAAACCAGACACCTTGACTGCACTATTCTGATGTCTCTgcggtgtgtgtgtagtgtgtgtggtgttctgttctactaggggtgtgtgtgagagcaggCCGTTCCTCTCCCCCCTGGATAATCCACTGAGGGGGGAGGAAAcgggggaggaaaagggggaggagaggggggagacaaaGACAGAGTCTGTGGTGGACATCCTGCGAATGGCTGCTGTatcccccccatccctctccaATAGAGACCAGTCTCCTTCCGGTGCTGAGAGACGCTTGGTTCTGGTTGAGTCCTTCACATCTCTGTTAGTAGCTTTATCAGTTCCAATAGTCCCATAGAGCTTCTGTATCCGGTCCCAGATACTCTGACCCCTGGAGGATCCAAGAGATCCACCGGCTGGTTTTCTGGTTCCAGACCCAGGACCAGGACTAGAACTCAGCCTGGTGGGGAGGGACTGGCCCCCACTGGCCCTCTCCAGAGATATAGCCACATACGCTAGACCCACAGGGGACACCCCTTCACCAAGGGAACACCCTGACCCCCGAACGGGGCTCCTCACTTCCCCTGGTCCAACTGAGTTAAAGGCCTTCACCCTGGACAACACATTGCTCTCTCCTGCCCTCCTACTCTCCAAACTCTCTGCTCGTTTAAGTGTGGACCCCCCTAGGTTCCCAGAAAACCTCAGCAGCCCAGTCCTGAGCCCCTCGCCAGGGCTAGCCCCCCTTCCACTCCAGTCTAAACTCTTACTCCTTTTGGGCAGGTTTAGCCTTCTCCACTCTGTCCTGCCCCGGTCTCCAGCCAACTTCCCTGAGATGCCACAGTTTCCTCCCCTGTCACTGCCATCCTCTGGGATCACGTCCCTCACACCACCATTCTGTCTCAACTGTCCGGTGGCCATTGTGGAGCCTGTTGTGTATTTCCCCTCACTGGGGAATGGGTCCAGTGCGAGTTGAATTATTCCAAACGTAGTATGTAGTAAAAGGTGACAGTTTAAGAATCCCAGTAATCCTTTTTGCAGAGTTTAACCACAGGTCAAAATCATCACAGAAGTCTTCGACAGCAGAACAGGCCTGGTAGCAGCACAGGCCTGGTAGCAGCACAGGTCTGGTAGGAAAGGTGTTTGTCTGTCCCAGCAGAAATGGTGGTTGAACTGTGGTTGAACTGCAATCTTCTCATGTTTGGGGCTCCAGATATCAACAGACACTCACTTGTATATCCACAGGTTTGAGATTCCATCCATGAAGATTCTCTGCATTTCTGTCTCCCACACACTCAGAGATGATTGTTAgttctacttccctccctctctgtccattcctctctgTGGTGTCGGCTCCAGTAGTCAAACAGAGGTCCTCAGCAGTGAAGTTTTCCTGGGTGAGCGGTCACACACAAGCCTCAGAACACTATAAACATAAAGAAATATATCATATGTCAAATGCTATGTTTTGTtatatttacatgtgaaaaacatTGCATATTTTTGCTGAGAAAATTCCATCTTTGAAATGAAATGGTTAGGAATGCTGAGGTAACGGTATTCTGGACACTATGGTCAAATGTAATGATACAGTACAGTTAGTAGCACACAGTAGCCAGATTAcagtcatcagagagagagagagagagagagagagagagagagagagagagagagagagagagagagagaggaatggagatgatagaaagagacagagatagaaagaagAAAATatacagaaaaagagagatatATAAAGAAACGAAAGtgtcaaaaaaaataaataattgaaagtTGAAAAACAGGACATTCCAAACTCTATAGTAAGTCTCCATCCAACTACCATCACAGTGAAGTGAGGTTACCTCATCAGTGAAACTCTGCTGCCTTCCATACATTCCCCTCATACTTCACATAGAGgtctccctctccacacacacactcaccacctaAACACCTCCCTTGAATGGGTATGTCCTAACAGCTGTTTACACTAGAAACGTGTCCTGGGTCAGCTGGACTGGTGACAACCTAAAATCAAACTGGAAAAACCAGTCAGACAACAATCCACTCTGACACTAGGAAACAATGTATTACACAGATACAGcctaatctctctctttccttctttctctctctggttctctctcgcacacacacacgcatatacatGCACTCTCTCGTCAAATAAAACAatcaaaacacagacagagattcAAAGTGCTCCACAAAGGGCTCAGTCAAACAGAGTTAAATGTGATCAGATAAGATTGTAACAGAAGCGGAACTGAGTGAAACTGCTTTCCATGCAGTTTGTATGGGCACTGCTTTCAGATGGAGCTACTGATATCTACACTGTCACCACCGTAGGGTACGGAGGACTTGCTGTTAGAACAATAGCATGGTGATGGACTTCTATACAAAGCCACTCAGTATATGGGGGCCCGTGTGGGAATTAGACCCTCAACTCTGGTGTTGCAATCAGCATGTTCCAACCTACTGAACCACCAGTTTATTTACTAATCTATTTACCGTCAGTACAAGATGGGTATCAAATCatactttatttgtcacatgtaccaaatacaacaagtgtagaccttaccgtgaaatgcttacttacaagcctttaaccaacagtgtaaaccttaccgtgaaatgcttacttacaagcctttaaccaacagtgtagaccttaccgtgaaatgcttacttacaagcatttaaccaacagtgtagaccttaccgtgaaatgtttacttacaagcctttaaccaacagtgtagaccttaccgtgaaatgtttacttacaagcctttaaccaacagtgtagaccttaccgtgaaatgtttacttacaagcccttaaccaacagtgtagaccttacagtgaaatgtttacttacaagcccttaaccaacagtgtagaccttacagtgaaatgtttacttacaagcccttaaccaacagtgtagaccttacagtgaaatgtttacttacaagcccttaagcaacagtgtagaccttaccgtgaaatgtttacttacaagcctttaaccaacagtgcagttcaagaagagttaagaaaatatttccgaaataaactaaagtaaaaaaaataaaaataacgaggctatatacaggggttactggtaccgtgtcagtgtgcgggggtacaggttagaggtcatttgtacatgtaggtagggatgaagtgactatgcatagataataaacagccagtagcagcagtgtacaaaacaaatggaggggggtcaatgtaatagttcggaggccatttgatgaatt
This window encodes:
- the si:dkey-92i15.4 gene encoding uncharacterized protein si:dkey-92i15.4; this encodes MATGQLRQNGGVRDVIPEDGSDRGGNCGISGKLAGDRGRTEWRRLNLPKRSKSLDWSGRGASPGEGLRTGLLRFSGNLGGSTLKRAESLESRRAGESNVLSRVKAFNSVGPGEVRSPVRGSGCSLGEGVSPVGLAYVAISLERASGGQSLPTRLSSSPGPGSGTRKPAGGSLGSSRGQSIWDRIQKLYGTIGTDKATNRDVKDSTRTKRLSAPEGDWSLLERDGGDTAAIRRMSTTDSVFVSPLSSPFSSPVSSPLSGLSRGERNGLLSHTPLVEQNTTHTTHTPQRHQNSAVKVSGLSPSLSPVSGCTTPTLSYKPSHTPLVQGSSVCIRDPSLSPPLEDKQERGEKEGTNTVGKKSGSSEDSEKERVRVGSMAQEKEKWTDVEGKGHKKKEVEKRGRDNAEVFLPQHRLSVTPTRDSQPITTSGVGITTGSNPLLTNQLNGKTDTYDRSKTPGRGVAREQSLSEDVFEANTPQRITLQNTENTKLPGKLVVPSAASVRNKIHQFEALTQTSQVPVPNYLKPRRAFSVPEQLSESGEGVRKSGLDRQVRGVGGVWERGRGGREGGIVIMDGGRGRGEGVRKSVPDKALGGGRGGEVVREERKADRGWALRSMSVDEVRLGSRERGGVGETGGVGENAVVSGTFSNLGGKLDIPLNGKTTRDTLKDFSIDEPDLPNHTVTPQDWSRRGTNTKTTTVTAKDTSSSQLSNSVNNFNDVLGGPDQSRRPHSRDSPNLPSPVSDDDKTPTNTPQNSPFHPHNTPPTSPHLPTTSLQPKHQQGVDSGLADLKNRPVSTHTAQGRVTTDPAIPVSHSGLGRDSLSLPLTSSSPSSLPLLPTLARWKSEEGGWSDEDTDDEGTEKDEDSTYDSDSAESSVTVTSAMSQSHRRSFSLSLAELCNFGEVDYDPQSSSDSEEWPSSQSASRSASRSASLSSDVSALSCVSVLGSDELNRLLDDVKSLGDTTLQNYEDVQVVVLHKDVGVGLGFTMAGGVDQNKPVIVHKVFPAGVAAKEGSIQEGDKVLSINGTALCGSSHWEVLRTLRRARTQGMGVVVLRRGGVTDPRKGRTVTDSRGGTQTEPANTGQRVCVRLEKRSRDLGFSLEGGVGSSLGDKPLTVQKLFLGGPVNQVSPGDEVMEIEGVSLVGLRRLEAWTLIRTLPPGPVDVVLHRPHIPQ